Proteins found in one Betaproteobacteria bacterium genomic segment:
- a CDS encoding tetratricopeptide repeat protein: MWSATQHCGPNRLPRWRPALLVTSATRFAYRLRRSMGLHAGAPTSSTISSARWVSDGRMRSCTPSTARTTGVMNDPIAATLAQARVLLGQGQGEPARSLLQPICRQYADTVEAWFLLGAAEHLCGRLASALSAFDCAVRLGPQHVQAANARAAMLGLLGRPGEALAEYARAHALDPQDARIVVNMAIVLEQTGKTTEALQHYDSAIAIDAACFAALLNRSALLLRLGRPELALADAERAIAANPAACEGHFNRAQALTAADRYEEALAACRTVLEREPRHVGAQVCRALALACLGQIAEARAGFERARSLDPALFRTIVRSAYQAQSDSTAKVGRAQDEMPDPRVVYLVRGVDRLARCDWRGREQFIARFEQIVREGLRSGDLVCERSLPFSSLFLPLAPDVVRAVVSGVAHSIAAAAPSRMPPQDVPREPGEPLRIGFLSAGFRRHPSAFLNAPILHAFDRARVRSFGYVLNPPDASREAQWLAQGFDALRAAHAADDARLARLIRDDRIHVLVDESHGYDWSRPHVLAARPAPINICYLGGLVSSGGDWVDYRIADGANGEDGAQFAPECLVRLPRSCWTYATGPLVPAPTPTRAQCGLPERGTVLCAFSGAYKIDPAVFAAWMRILARVPGAVLWLLGDAIVERNLRAHASAYGIDAARIVFARKIALEQHLARLRLADLFLDTLPCNAHTTALEALYCGVPVLTLVGHTAAGRVGASLVRTAGLPDLVAESSSDYEARAVALAADPAALDTIKERLEAARASCPLWDAGDLARCLERAFEMVWARHEAGVPPAALDVPAA, encoded by the coding sequence ATGTGGTCAGCGACGCAGCATTGCGGGCCGAACAGGCTGCCGCGCTGGCGGCCAGCATTGCTCGTCACCTCGGCCACCCGTTTTGCATATCGGTTGCGCAGGTCGATGGGATTGCACGCGGGCGCGCCGACAAGCTCGACGATTTCGTCTGCGAGGTGGGTTTCTGATGGGCGGATGCGCTCGTGCACGCCGTCGACGGCTCGCACCACGGGCGTCATGAACGATCCCATCGCAGCAACGCTCGCGCAAGCCCGCGTGCTGCTCGGGCAGGGCCAGGGCGAACCAGCGCGATCGCTGCTGCAGCCGATCTGCCGCCAGTACGCGGATACGGTCGAAGCCTGGTTCCTGCTCGGTGCGGCCGAACATTTGTGCGGCCGGCTTGCGAGCGCCCTGAGCGCATTCGACTGCGCCGTGCGCTTGGGCCCGCAACATGTCCAGGCCGCCAACGCCCGTGCGGCCATGCTGGGTCTGCTTGGCCGGCCGGGCGAGGCGCTGGCGGAATATGCGCGCGCGCACGCGCTCGATCCGCAGGACGCCCGCATCGTCGTCAACATGGCGATCGTGCTGGAGCAGACCGGTAAGACGACCGAGGCGCTGCAGCACTACGACAGTGCCATTGCCATCGATGCAGCCTGTTTCGCCGCGCTGCTCAATCGAAGCGCCTTGCTGTTGCGGCTGGGCCGGCCGGAGCTGGCGCTCGCGGACGCCGAGCGCGCGATCGCGGCGAATCCCGCTGCTTGCGAAGGGCACTTCAATCGAGCGCAGGCGCTGACGGCAGCCGACCGTTACGAGGAGGCGCTCGCCGCGTGCCGCACGGTGCTGGAGCGCGAACCGCGGCATGTCGGCGCGCAGGTGTGCCGGGCGCTCGCGCTGGCCTGCCTGGGCCAGATCGCGGAAGCGCGCGCGGGCTTCGAGCGGGCGCGCTCGCTCGATCCGGCGCTCTTTCGCACCATCGTTCGCTCGGCGTATCAGGCGCAGTCGGATTCGACTGCGAAGGTTGGACGGGCGCAGGACGAGATGCCCGATCCGCGTGTCGTCTACCTGGTGCGCGGCGTGGATCGCCTGGCGCGCTGCGACTGGCGCGGGCGTGAGCAGTTCATCGCGCGTTTCGAACAGATCGTGCGCGAGGGCCTGCGCAGCGGCGACCTGGTCTGCGAGCGCTCGTTGCCGTTCTCGAGCCTTTTCCTGCCGCTGGCGCCCGATGTCGTGCGCGCTGTCGTGAGCGGGGTCGCGCATTCGATTGCAGCGGCCGCGCCCAGCCGGATGCCGCCGCAGGACGTGCCGCGCGAGCCCGGCGAGCCGCTACGCATCGGCTTTCTCTCGGCCGGCTTCCGGCGCCATCCGAGCGCGTTTCTCAACGCGCCGATTCTGCATGCTTTCGACCGGGCGCGTGTACGCAGCTTCGGCTATGTCCTCAATCCCCCCGATGCGAGCCGCGAAGCGCAGTGGCTGGCGCAAGGATTCGATGCGTTGCGCGCTGCTCATGCGGCTGACGACGCACGGCTCGCGCGCCTCATCCGGGACGATCGCATCCATGTCCTCGTGGACGAATCGCACGGCTATGATTGGTCGCGCCCGCACGTGCTGGCTGCTCGTCCGGCGCCCATCAACATCTGCTATCTGGGAGGACTGGTGAGCTCGGGCGGCGACTGGGTCGACTACCGCATCGCCGACGGAGCCAACGGAGAGGATGGCGCGCAGTTCGCGCCCGAATGTCTCGTGCGCCTGCCGCGCTCATGCTGGACCTATGCCACAGGACCTCTCGTTCCCGCGCCGACGCCGACTCGGGCGCAATGCGGACTGCCGGAGCGCGGCACGGTGTTGTGCGCATTCAGCGGCGCCTACAAAATCGATCCGGCCGTGTTCGCAGCCTGGATGCGCATACTCGCGCGCGTGCCCGGCGCCGTCCTGTGGCTGCTGGGCGACGCGATCGTCGAGCGCAACCTGCGGGCCCATGCGTCAGCATACGGCATCGATGCGGCACGGATCGTGTTCGCGCGCAAAATCGCCCTGGAGCAGCATCTTGCCCGCCTGCGCCTCGCCGACCTGTTTCTCGACACGTTGCCGTGCAATGCGCACACGACCGCGCTCGAAGCCTTGTACTGCGGCGTGCCGGTGCTGACGCTGGTCGGTCATACGGCCGCGGGCCGGGTCGGGGCGAGCCTCGTGCGCACTGCCGGCCTGCCCGATCTCGTTGCCGAAAGCTCAAGCGACTACGAAGCGCGCGCAGTCGCGTTGGCGGCCGATCCGGCGGCACTGGACACGATCAAGGAGCGGCTCGAGGCGGCGCGAGCTTCATGCCCACTATGGGATGCGGGCGATCTCGCGCGTTGCCTGGAACGCGCCTTCGAGATGGTCTGGGCGCGCCATGAGGCGGGAGTTCCTCCGGCTGCGCTGGACGTGCCGGCTGCGTAA